The Pyrenophora tritici-repentis strain M4 chromosome 9, whole genome shotgun sequence sequence TCGCTTGATCATCTCCTCAATCTTGAGCGCCTCGACACGTAGAAGGTTCAACATCATGTTGTACGTCAGACGGAACTGTGACCTAAGCTTTGTAGGCTCACCGAGCATCATTTGTCGAAGTCTCGCCGCCGGGGGTGCCTCATCGGCACCAGGAGCGCAGATAATCACGGTACCAACAGTATCTAGACCTCGTCTTCCAGCACGTCCAGCCATTTGCGTGTACTCACCAGGGAGCAGATCGCGAAACTCACGCCCATCGTGCTTTCGGAATCCGGAGAAGACTACTGTTCTAGTTGGAAGATTGAGTCCCATGGCGAAGGTTTCTGTAGCAAACAAAACCTTGACCAGTGTTTTTGCAAAGAGAATCTCAACAACCTCCTTGACAATTGGCAACATGCCACCGTGATGCACGGCGATGCCTCGGCTGAGCAGCTCTCGTAATCGCTTGATCTGGGGAAGCTCGCGGTCCTCGCGGCTCAGTCTAGCAAGGGACTTCTCGATCGTCATATGAATCGCGCTCTTTTCAGCAGCATTGCAGTAGTCAATATTCGACAGTGCTTCGGCGTTTTCCTCGCACCGTTTCTTGGAGAAGACAAATATGCAGGCAGGTAGGAGGTCCTTGCTTCGGAGATGTTGAATGAGGTGGACCCATATGTTGCGATCCTGTGCGGCTGTGGTGCGACCGCCGCCACGGCCGGTCCTGGCAATGTTACCGCGTCCTCTAGCGGCCGGTGCTCCACCACCGCGAGGTGCTCCGCCTCGGCCACCACCTTGCTGACCTCGTCCACGCTGATTCTGTCCTCCTCTTGCAGGCGGACCTCCGCGTCCCCCTCCACCTCTACCAGCCTGCGCGTCATTAACAGACGGTGCTTTGACTTTGTCCTTGCCAGACAGAATGTCATTTGCGTCCTTCCAACCATTATCGATGAACTTTTTGTCTGCTGTCACAATCTTATGCATGCCCTTTCCAGCCCAGAGATAGTGTTCAAGGGGAATTGGACGTTTCGGTGTGGAGATGACGTAAAtgtccttcttcttggtCCGTCCTACCCATGACGCAAACTCGTAGGTGTTGGGAACAGTGGCCGACAGAAGAATGAGGGTTACATGCTCTGGTAGCATGATAATAACCTCTTCCCACACTACACCTCGTTCTAGATCGTTGACATAGTGCACCTCGTCGAAGATGACGAACTCAACATCTCTGATCAAGTCCGCCCCACGATACAACATGCTTCGAAGAATCTCGGTGGTCATGATAAGACAACTAGCTTCGGGCCTAATCTGCACATCTCCGGTGAGAATGCCAACATCATCAAATGTCTGACGAAAGTCGCGGAACTTTTGATTACTGAGTGCTTTGATTGGAGACGTGTAAATCGCTTTCGTCATATGCTTTGCAGCAAGTGCGATGGCATACTCTGCGACGACGGTCTTGCCGGCGGAGGTATGTGCGGCTACGAACACTGAATCGCCATGCTCTAGGTGGTACACCGCCTCTTTCTGGAATGTGTCAAGCTCGAAAGGATACTCTCGCGCCATTTCCGGGACAAGCTCTCGGAAATTTGTAATATCTCGGTCGATGTCAACCATATGTGCCCATTCCCGCCCCCCTTTCCTTCCCGCTCCCATGGCCAGGGGCCCATGAGGAGCTAAAGCAGGGAACTCCACTGGCAACAGTGCGTCAATTTCTTCTTCCCCAACAGTTTGATCTTCGTCGAGTTCTTCAGCACCGTTCGAGCCGGTGTTGTTAGCCTCCACTTCGTCTGACTCGGTGTCCTTGGCAACTGCAGGGGCCTCGCCTAGAGTATCCTCTACCTCTTTGGCCGTCTTAACATCCGTGGCTGGCTTTTTTTGAAAGTCTAGACCCCGTGTGAACCCAGGCGGGATTTCTAGTAAGCCACCTTCGGCGCTGAAGTTGATGACTCGGTCGAGACCTCCCGTTTTCTTTCCCTGGGCGTTCTCTTGCTGTTGGATTGCTTCGTCTTCAATGGCCGCAATCGCTTCCACTCCATCCAAACCACCAGGGGCGAACGGGAAAAAGCCGGCTGCGCCACGCACGAATTCGGCTCTATTAGCAGGCTTCCTGAGGAGGGAAGTAGAGTTCTTGGCTGTTGCTGAGTTTGCGGGTACAGTGACTTCTTTGTAACCCGTGACGCGACCTTCTAGTCCCTCACGCGTGAAGCGAATGATGGTGCGGGTTTGTGTTGGGGCTATTTGGAATAGGCTGCGATAGTTGGTTGGCGCATCCCATCGATGCTGGAGCTGGTTGAGCCAATGTGCGTTAAATGAGCGCGAAGGCGTCAAGAATTCTTGTTCGAGCTCTTTCTTGATGACATGTTTGGTTTTCCGCTGTCGCTTAGGGGGTCGATGCTCGGCTGCTATTGAATCTATCCAGTCTGTGTTTTCATCGAGC is a genomic window containing:
- a CDS encoding Superfamily II RNA helicase, whose translation is MEFLSGELEKLRLSSSKLDENTDWIDSIAAEHRPPKRQRKTKHVIKKELEQEFLTPSRSFNAHWLNQLQHRWDAPTNYRSLFQIAPTQTRTIIRFTREGLEGRVTGYKEVTVPANSATAKNSTSLLRKPANRAEFVRGAAGFFPFAPGGLDGVEAIAAIEDEAIQQQENAQGKKTGGLDRVINFSAEGGLLEIPPGFTRGLDFQKKPATDVKTAKEVEDTLGEAPAVAKDTESDEVEANNTGSNGAEELDEDQTVGEEEIDALLPVEFPALAPHGPLAMGAGRKGGREWAHMVDIDRDITNFRELVPEMAREYPFELDTFQKEAVYHLEHGDSVFVAAHTSAGKTVVAEYAIALAAKHMTKAIYTSPIKALSNQKFRDFRQTFDDVGILTGDVQIRPEASCLIMTTEILRSMLYRGADLIRDVEFVIFDEVHYVNDLERGVVWEEVIIMLPEHVTLILLSATVPNTYEFASWVGRTKKKDIYVISTPKRPIPLEHYLWAGKGMHKIVTADKKFIDNGWKDANDILSGKDKVKAPSVNDAQAGRGGGGRGGPPARGGQNQRGRGQQGGGRGGAPRGGGAPAARGRGNIARTGRGGGRTTAAQDRNIWVHLIQHLRSKDLLPACIFVFSKKRCEENAEALSNIDYCNAAEKSAIHMTIEKSLARLSREDRELPQIKRLRELLSRGIAVHHGGMLPIVKEVVEILFAKTLVKVLFATETFAMGLNLPTRTVVFSGFRKHDGREFRDLLPGEYTQMAGRAGRRGLDTVGTVIICAPGADEAPPAARLRQMMLGEPTKLRSQFRLTYNMMLNLLRVEALKIEEMIKRSFSENATQALLPEHQGKVKVSEAELEKIKREPCDICDIDLEACHQSCEDYKRLTNETHLSLLINPIGRLVFCKNRLIVYKKDNKRTAGMLMQNGTSKGNEPTVKVLEIAQHQDRKPDDLLPYVGALAHFFRKLPNDPKDLILKTAFVPLNDIECFTKTIIDVDDSVQNFSRKKDTLKLAQAQFLPLCGSWDYEDWDEYDYSRIKSLKFRELQDARMREGQNAVSKECLKCPDFLKHFAMEHDQWLIKENIHALRQLMSDQNLQLLPDYEQRIHVLKDLGFIDEGSRVELKGKVACEIHSADELVLTELVLENVLAEYEPEEIVALLSAFVFQEKTDVEPTLTANLERGVAKIVEISEKVNQIQTLHQVILSADDSNDFVSKPRFGMVEVVYEWARGMSFNRITDLTDVMEGTIVRVITRLDETCREVKNAARIIGDPTLFQKMGTCQELIKRDICNCASLYL